The Phaeobacter gallaeciensis DSM 26640 genomic sequence ATCATCTTGCGATGGGTAAATCGGACCGAATGCAACGGGCCGTCTATCTCACGATGCCAGAAATCAATGAATTCAAACAATCGCGGATGGTCTGGCGCCAGATCATACTCCTGCCAGACGAAAGTGTTTAGAACATGGGTGTGATCCGGCATGTGATAGGTCATCTCAGCCGTGGTCAGACCGTAGCCCTTCAGCATCAATTCGGTTTCGCGTGTCTCCATTTCAGGTCTCCCTTACGGATCCCCCCAAAGTAGCTTACCACGGAAAGGGTTAATTCCGAACAAATACAGCCCTTTGGCAGAAAACCTCCGGCA encodes the following:
- a CDS encoding usg protein, with protein sequence METRETELMLKGYGLTTAEMTYHMPDHTHVLNTFVWQEYDLAPDHPRLFEFIDFWHREIDGPLHSVRFTHRKMISPGEWRNVKGVLHMH